Proteins from a genomic interval of Cheilinus undulatus linkage group 15, ASM1832078v1, whole genome shotgun sequence:
- the pnkd gene encoding probable hydrolase PNKD isoform X2 encodes MTRMRRRCWVLVSIKIIPISVLSDNYSYLIIDTASSVAVVVDPADPQTVQAVLEEEGVMLEAILCTHKHWDHSGGNKGLKKLHSSCRVYGNAADNIPGLTHPLSHKDSVTVGCMNFMALFTPGHTVGHMIYLLDGRVVGAPPCLFSGDLVFLSGCGRMFEGNPSTMLSSLDTVASLSDDTLVWPGHEYAEDNLLFAAEVEPRNVARENKYQWVLQQRSQKLCTVRMSPSTLQEEKQYNPFLRSHSAELHLALGIQQFQDEDWTQFRSRVLEELRKRKDLYNNR; translated from the exons ATGAccaggatgaggaggaggtgctggGTTCTTGTGA GTATCAAAATAATTCCCATCTCTGTGCTGTCTGACAACTACAGCTATCTCATAATTGACACAGCCTCcagtgttgctgttgttgtagACCCTGCAGATCCACAAACAGTTCAG GCTGTTCTTGAGGAAGAGGGGGTGATGTTAGAAGCAATACTCTGCACACACAAGCATTG GGACCACAGTGGgggaaataaaggcttaaaaaagCTTCACAGCTCCTGCAGAGTCTATGGAAATGCTGCTGATAACATTCCTGGCCTCACACA CCCCCTCTCTCACAAGGACTCAGTCACAGTTGGCTGTATGAACTTTATGGCCCTCTTCACACCTGGGCACACAGTTGGCCATATGATCTATCTACTGGATGGCCGGGTGGTGGGTGCACCCCCCTGTCTCTTCTCAGGTGATCTGGTATTCCTTTCAGGATGTG GGAGAATGTTTGAAGGAAATCCCTCAACAATGCTATCATCTCTGGACACAGTTGCATCTTTAAGTGATGATACTCTGGTGTGGCCTG GTCATGAGTATGCGGAGGACAACCTGCTGTTTGCTGCTGAGGTTGAGCCACGCAACGTTGCCAGGGAAAATAAATATCAGTGGGTTCTGCAGCAGAGAAGCCAGAAATTGTGCACGGTGAGAATG AGTCCCTCCACACTCCAAGAAGAGAAGCAGTACAATCCTTTTCTGCGCAGCCACTCTGCGGAGCTTCATCTGGCCTTGGGCATCCAGCAGTTCCAGGATGAAGACTGGACCCAGTTCAGGTCTCGGGTGTTAGAGGAACTGAGAAAACGCAAGGATCTCTATAACAACAGATAG
- the pnkd gene encoding probable hydrolase PNKD isoform X1, with protein MARSEKPLFRIAYTLYTKTRLGYMYYKRQMKKAREHYPSGHSTSQPTDFNGIKIIPISVLSDNYSYLIIDTASSVAVVVDPADPQTVQAVLEEEGVMLEAILCTHKHWDHSGGNKGLKKLHSSCRVYGNAADNIPGLTHPLSHKDSVTVGCMNFMALFTPGHTVGHMIYLLDGRVVGAPPCLFSGDLVFLSGCGRMFEGNPSTMLSSLDTVASLSDDTLVWPGHEYAEDNLLFAAEVEPRNVARENKYQWVLQQRSQKLCTVRMSPSTLQEEKQYNPFLRSHSAELHLALGIQQFQDEDWTQFRSRVLEELRKRKDLYNNR; from the exons ATGGCCCGTTCAGAGAAGCCCCTTTTCCGAATCGC GTACACACTGTACACTAAAACCAGACTTGGCTACATGTACTACAAAAGGCAAATGAAGAAAGCCCGTGAACATTACCCTTCTGGACATTCCACGTCTCAACCCACGGACTTCAATG GTATCAAAATAATTCCCATCTCTGTGCTGTCTGACAACTACAGCTATCTCATAATTGACACAGCCTCcagtgttgctgttgttgtagACCCTGCAGATCCACAAACAGTTCAG GCTGTTCTTGAGGAAGAGGGGGTGATGTTAGAAGCAATACTCTGCACACACAAGCATTG GGACCACAGTGGgggaaataaaggcttaaaaaagCTTCACAGCTCCTGCAGAGTCTATGGAAATGCTGCTGATAACATTCCTGGCCTCACACA CCCCCTCTCTCACAAGGACTCAGTCACAGTTGGCTGTATGAACTTTATGGCCCTCTTCACACCTGGGCACACAGTTGGCCATATGATCTATCTACTGGATGGCCGGGTGGTGGGTGCACCCCCCTGTCTCTTCTCAGGTGATCTGGTATTCCTTTCAGGATGTG GGAGAATGTTTGAAGGAAATCCCTCAACAATGCTATCATCTCTGGACACAGTTGCATCTTTAAGTGATGATACTCTGGTGTGGCCTG GTCATGAGTATGCGGAGGACAACCTGCTGTTTGCTGCTGAGGTTGAGCCACGCAACGTTGCCAGGGAAAATAAATATCAGTGGGTTCTGCAGCAGAGAAGCCAGAAATTGTGCACGGTGAGAATG AGTCCCTCCACACTCCAAGAAGAGAAGCAGTACAATCCTTTTCTGCGCAGCCACTCTGCGGAGCTTCATCTGGCCTTGGGCATCCAGCAGTTCCAGGATGAAGACTGGACCCAGTTCAGGTCTCGGGTGTTAGAGGAACTGAGAAAACGCAAGGATCTCTATAACAACAGATAG